In Methylomonas sp. ZR1, one DNA window encodes the following:
- a CDS encoding zinc ribbon domain-containing protein produces MLMFSLISSSSNAWQRAAQLFITIASILTIGQLIALVPVMTELEVAGVFKAAAVVWFFARLAALILFYFFAGYVIEAIPNSGGALSFAKGIAEPLTALLILITVQTLFWELLAPFVDSLGRTIYHSSAIILIVSVSIWFVFRAYSHATYLIDTIAKLVKMLSRLLPQQNPACQQCGADITANTHFCNACGHKTQSSNTCPACEAKVSVDQQYCQNCGSKLGSTIVSDS; encoded by the coding sequence ATGCTTATGTTTTCTCTGATTTCCTCATCTAGCAACGCATGGCAGCGGGCCGCCCAGCTATTCATTACCATTGCCAGCATCCTGACAATAGGCCAGCTAATTGCACTAGTACCGGTAATGACGGAATTGGAAGTGGCCGGCGTATTCAAGGCCGCGGCCGTAGTCTGGTTTTTTGCCAGGCTGGCAGCATTAATCTTGTTTTATTTTTTTGCCGGCTACGTGATAGAGGCCATTCCCAACAGCGGCGGTGCGTTGTCGTTTGCCAAAGGCATTGCGGAGCCGTTAACCGCTCTGTTGATTTTGATTACCGTACAGACGTTGTTTTGGGAGTTATTGGCGCCGTTCGTCGATAGCTTGGGAAGAACGATTTACCATAGTAGCGCGATCATTCTGATTGTAAGCGTCAGCATTTGGTTTGTGTTCAGGGCCTATAGCCATGCTACTTACCTGATCGATACCATTGCCAAGCTGGTTAAAATGTTATCAAGGCTTCTCCCCCAGCAAAACCCGGCCTGTCAGCAATGCGGCGCCGACATTACCGCAAATACTCATTTTTGTAATGCCTGCGGACATAAAACCCAATCATCCAATACATGTCCCGCATGCGAAGCGAAGGTTTCGGTTGATCAACAATATTGCCAAAATTGCGGATCTAAGCTTGGCAGTACAATAGTTTCGGACAGCTGA
- a CDS encoding 2-oxo acid dehydrogenase subunit E2: protein MSSVIEIKVPDVGNVPEIDIVEVLIKPGDVVAVEQTLAVMETDKATMDLPSSAAGTIKTVHIKPGDKVSEGTLIATLEAGEAAAAVPAEPAQTVTPAPVEPSPAPVAEAPKVEPAQPAAAPVAPVASSNEGFKAHATPSVRLFARELGVDLSKIQTGSGRKGRILQDDVKNFVKQVMASGGSTSGGAGIPAIPAVDFTQFGEIEEKPLSKIKRLTGQNLTRVWLNLPLVTYHDEVAIDAMEDFRKSVNAGLAKDAVKVTGLIFIMKALVAAMQKYPSFNSSLSPDGEKLIFKHYFHIGIAVDTPNGLVVPVIRDVDKKGIFQLSNELAEKSELARTGKLKPADMQGGCMTISSLGGIGGTAFTPIVNAPEVAILGVTRSKVQPVWNGKEFEPKLMLPLDITYDHRVIDGAEGARFMEALKSYLGDIRRLLL, encoded by the coding sequence ATGAGTTCTGTAATTGAAATAAAGGTCCCCGACGTCGGCAATGTCCCTGAAATCGACATCGTCGAGGTGCTGATCAAGCCCGGCGACGTGGTCGCGGTGGAACAAACCCTGGCGGTGATGGAGACCGACAAAGCGACGATGGATTTACCGTCCAGCGCGGCCGGCACCATCAAAACCGTGCATATCAAACCCGGCGATAAAGTCTCCGAAGGCACACTGATCGCTACTCTTGAAGCAGGCGAGGCAGCCGCTGCAGTTCCCGCCGAACCGGCACAGACTGTAACACCTGCCCCAGTTGAACCGAGCCCTGCACCGGTTGCGGAAGCCCCAAAAGTAGAACCTGCCCAACCAGCCGCAGCGCCTGTTGCGCCCGTGGCAAGTAGCAATGAAGGGTTTAAAGCACACGCCACCCCCAGCGTCAGACTGTTTGCCCGCGAATTGGGCGTGGACCTGAGCAAAATCCAAACCGGCAGCGGCCGTAAAGGCCGTATCCTGCAAGACGATGTGAAAAACTTCGTCAAGCAAGTCATGGCCTCCGGAGGTTCGACCAGCGGTGGCGCAGGCATACCGGCCATTCCGGCAGTAGATTTCACCCAATTTGGCGAAATCGAGGAAAAACCGCTCAGCAAAATCAAGCGTCTGACCGGCCAAAACCTGACCCGTGTCTGGTTAAACCTGCCTCTGGTGACCTATCACGACGAAGTGGCCATCGACGCGATGGAAGACTTCCGCAAATCGGTCAACGCTGGCTTAGCGAAGGACGCCGTTAAAGTCACCGGCCTAATCTTCATCATGAAGGCGCTGGTAGCGGCAATGCAAAAATACCCATCCTTCAATAGCTCATTGTCTCCAGACGGCGAAAAACTGATCTTCAAACATTACTTCCATATCGGTATTGCCGTGGATACCCCGAACGGCTTAGTCGTGCCGGTGATTCGCGATGTCGATAAAAAAGGTATTTTCCAATTATCCAACGAGCTAGCCGAAAAAAGCGAACTGGCCAGAACCGGCAAATTGAAACCTGCCGATATGCAAGGCGGCTGTATGACCATCTCCAGCCTGGGCGGCATCGGCGGCACCGCGTTTACGCCCATCGTCAACGCCCCGGAAGTGGCGATTTTGGGCGTCACCCGCTCCAAGGTACAACCGGTGTGGAACGGCAAGGAATTCGAACCGAAACTGATGCTGCCGCTGGACATCACCTACGACCACCGCGTCATAGACGGCGCCGAGGGTGCACGTTTCATGGAAGCATTGAAATCTTATCTGGGCGACATTCGGCGCTTGTTGTTGTAA
- a CDS encoding AAA family ATPase: MAENPSNQGVYFLSLSVENVRCFAEKQTLDLSDGNARPAQWTVILGGNGTGKSTLLDALNIKQSTPWLDKNLIRLNNSSANTNLQFGKSDGLDSVVSQQLEYAFKPFIRGQHIRETMQGQKNFDEIFDYQSIFYYSASRRLARKYEFDFGGGDVELPIDEPDNLINAEEWLLQTDYIANKPSEIQASYQERLTIIKDTLIALLPDVSDIRISTPSEKSPNPRVEFNLPDGWLLLSQLSLGYQTMTAWMVDLAAQLFKHYPNSANPIAEPAVVLIDEIDLHLHPKWQRTIMAYLSERFVNTQFIVTAHSPLIVQAAENANIVVLKREGDSVKIHQHPQDVKGWRIDQLLTSDLFDLPSARSPHYENLLNQRRQILSQAQLTGTDQAKLSELECQIGELPTAETPEDIDAMNIIRRAAELLK; this comes from the coding sequence ATGGCCGAAAATCCTAGCAATCAAGGCGTTTATTTCCTGTCGTTATCGGTGGAAAACGTGCGCTGTTTTGCCGAGAAACAGACACTGGATTTGTCGGATGGCAACGCTAGGCCGGCGCAGTGGACGGTGATTTTGGGGGGAAATGGAACGGGCAAATCTACTTTGCTGGATGCGCTGAATATCAAACAAAGTACACCTTGGCTAGATAAAAATCTTATTAGGTTAAACAACTCGTCCGCTAATACGAATTTACAATTTGGGAAAAGCGATGGCTTGGATTCGGTTGTATCGCAACAACTAGAATACGCCTTTAAACCGTTTATTCGAGGCCAACATATTCGTGAAACGATGCAAGGGCAGAAAAATTTTGATGAAATATTTGACTACCAATCAATATTTTATTATTCCGCCAGCAGAAGGTTAGCTAGGAAATATGAATTTGATTTTGGAGGTGGGGATGTCGAACTACCTATTGATGAACCAGACAATTTAATCAATGCCGAAGAATGGCTACTCCAAACCGATTATATTGCTAATAAACCATCCGAGATTCAGGCGAGTTACCAAGAACGTCTGACGATTATTAAAGACACGCTGATTGCTTTATTACCGGACGTCAGCGATATTCGCATCTCGACACCCAGCGAAAAGTCGCCAAACCCCAGGGTCGAATTCAATCTACCCGACGGCTGGCTGTTGTTATCTCAGCTCAGTCTTGGCTATCAAACCATGACCGCCTGGATGGTCGATCTGGCCGCACAGTTATTCAAGCATTATCCCAATAGCGCCAACCCTATCGCCGAACCTGCGGTGGTATTGATCGACGAAATCGACCTGCATCTGCATCCCAAATGGCAGCGAACGATCATGGCTTATTTGAGCGAACGCTTCGTCAATACTCAGTTTATTGTTACCGCCCATAGCCCCTTAATCGTGCAGGCTGCGGAAAATGCCAATATCGTGGTGCTTAAGCGCGAAGGCGACTCGGTTAAAATTCATCAACATCCGCAAGACGTCAAAGGTTGGCGTATCGACCAGTTATTAACCAGCGACTTGTTCGATTTGCCCAGCGCCCGTTCGCCGCATTATGAAAACCTGTTGAACCAACGCCGGCAGATTTTGAGCCAAGCGCAATTGACCGGTACCGATCAAGCCAAATTGTCTGAACTGGAATGTCAAATAGGAGAACTGCCCACAGCGGAAACCCCCGAAGATATTGACGCGATGAATATTATTCGCCGTGCGGCAGAGCTGTTGAAATAG
- a CDS encoding oxidative damage protection protein, with product MTRMITCVKLGVEAEGLDAPPFPGVNGQRIFEHVSKQAWKDWLAMQTMIINEQRLSSFDPAAKKILEAEREKFLFAGGFELPEGYVPKK from the coding sequence ATGACGAGAATGATTACATGCGTAAAACTGGGCGTTGAGGCTGAGGGTCTGGATGCGCCACCGTTTCCGGGTGTCAACGGCCAACGCATTTTCGAGCATGTGTCGAAACAGGCCTGGAAGGACTGGTTAGCGATGCAAACCATGATAATTAACGAGCAGCGGCTGTCCAGTTTCGATCCGGCTGCGAAAAAAATATTGGAAGCCGAGCGCGAGAAATTTTTGTTTGCCGGTGGTTTCGAGTTGCCGGAAGGCTATGTGCCGAAAAAATAG
- a CDS encoding PIN domain-containing protein: MSVNCFVDSNVWLYAFMDESSPKHQQALKVIAQPGVMLSTQVVNEICNNLLRKAGYTEQEIRQTVDNFRQRYPIHTVTLDDVRRASELRESFSLSYWDSLVVASAIVTDCRSIYSEDMLSGLNINGLQLINPFI, translated from the coding sequence ATGAGCGTTAACTGTTTTGTCGATTCCAACGTCTGGCTTTATGCTTTCATGGATGAGAGTTCGCCCAAACACCAACAAGCTTTAAAGGTTATCGCACAGCCCGGCGTAATGCTTAGCACTCAAGTTGTGAACGAGATCTGCAACAATCTGCTGCGAAAAGCCGGATACACCGAGCAAGAGATTCGACAAACCGTGGATAATTTCCGGCAACGTTATCCGATACATACCGTCACATTGGATGATGTACGCCGGGCCTCCGAATTACGCGAATCGTTCAGTTTGTCCTATTGGGATAGTTTGGTGGTCGCTTCCGCAATAGTAACCGATTGCCGAAGCATTTACTCTGAAGACATGCTTAGTGGTTTAAACATAAACGGTTTACAGCTAATCAATCCTTTTATTTAA
- the mutY gene encoding A/G-specific adenine glycosylase produces MSPEQFQQKLFNWFDSHGRKDLPWQLDINPYRVWVSEIMLQQTQVVSVIAYFNRFVARFPTVQSLASAELDEVLQYWSGLGYYARARNLYKTAQIVAGNAGVFPQTVAELSALPGIGRSTAGAILSIACGQSQPILDGNVKRVLARFHAVHGWPGDNKVAAQLWQISQRYTPTQRTGDYTQAMMDLGATLCTRSKPLCEICPVAEGCQARQLALVKQLPGPKPRKDVPVKQLYFLLLLDKENRVLLERRPPTGIWGGLWSLPEFDDPQALQDWCLQRHYQMHALQTLPDQRHSFSHYHLDYTPILAKLENPINNVMEGERAVWYKTAEITTLGLPAPIKRLLQQHVTEDQNDENDYMRKTGR; encoded by the coding sequence ATGTCCCCCGAACAATTCCAACAAAAGCTCTTTAATTGGTTTGATAGCCATGGCCGCAAGGATTTGCCATGGCAACTGGACATTAATCCTTATCGAGTGTGGGTGTCGGAGATTATGTTGCAGCAAACGCAAGTAGTCAGCGTGATTGCATATTTCAATCGCTTCGTCGCCAGATTTCCGACGGTACAAAGCCTGGCAAGCGCAGAACTGGACGAAGTCTTACAATACTGGTCCGGGCTTGGCTATTATGCGCGCGCCAGAAATCTGTACAAAACTGCGCAAATCGTTGCCGGCAATGCCGGCGTATTCCCGCAAACCGTCGCAGAGCTAAGTGCCTTGCCTGGCATCGGCCGCTCCACTGCGGGGGCGATACTCAGCATCGCTTGCGGGCAAAGCCAGCCCATATTGGACGGCAACGTCAAGCGCGTGTTGGCGCGGTTTCATGCCGTGCATGGCTGGCCAGGTGACAATAAAGTGGCTGCGCAGCTTTGGCAAATTAGTCAGCGCTATACGCCGACGCAAAGAACCGGCGACTACACGCAAGCGATGATGGATTTAGGTGCCACGCTCTGCACCCGCAGTAAGCCGCTATGCGAGATCTGCCCCGTTGCAGAAGGCTGTCAGGCTAGGCAGTTGGCCTTAGTAAAACAGTTACCAGGCCCCAAGCCTCGCAAGGACGTACCGGTCAAACAACTATATTTTTTGCTGTTACTAGACAAGGAAAACCGGGTTTTATTGGAAAGGCGGCCACCGACCGGCATTTGGGGTGGGCTATGGAGTCTGCCGGAATTTGACGATCCGCAGGCTTTGCAAGATTGGTGTCTGCAACGCCATTACCAAATGCATGCTTTGCAGACTTTACCAGACCAGCGCCACAGTTTCTCGCATTATCATCTGGACTACACACCGATCCTGGCAAAGTTGGAAAACCCCATAAACAATGTGATGGAAGGCGAGCGGGCGGTTTGGTATAAAACCGCCGAGATTACTACTTTAGGTTTGCCGGCGCCGATCAAGCGTCTGCTGCAACAACATGTCACAGAGGATCAAAATGACGAGAATGATTACATGCGTAAAACTGGGCGTTGA
- a CDS encoding cold-shock protein: MTTGVVKWFNADKGFGFIEQKQGPDVFVHFKNILNPNNSYRTLDEGQHVQFKLGRGPKGPQAEEVTIV, translated from the coding sequence ATGACAACTGGCGTCGTAAAATGGTTTAACGCAGACAAAGGCTTCGGCTTTATCGAACAAAAACAAGGCCCTGACGTTTTCGTACATTTCAAAAACATTCTGAACCCAAACAACAGCTACAGAACGCTGGACGAAGGTCAGCATGTACAGTTCAAATTGGGCCGCGGCCCTAAAGGCCCACAAGCCGAAGAAGTAACCATCGTTTAA
- the aceE gene encoding pyruvate dehydrogenase (acetyl-transferring), homodimeric type yields MTNNTDIAAKHDIDPAETLEWMEALQAVIEKEGGDRASFLIETLLSTARQAGMDIPFSANTPYINTIPIDRQPKFPGNTDIERTIRSYVRWNAMMMVLRANKYTNVGGHIASFASAVTLYDVGQNHFWNAPSDKHGGDLIFSQGHSAPGTYAHAFLLGRLSEEQMDSFRQEVGGNGLSSYPHPWLMPDFWQFPTVSMGLGPIMAIYQARFMRYMQNRGFANTEGRKVWAFLGDGETDEPETLGAIGMAGREKLDNLIFVVNCNLQRLDGPVRGNGKIIQELEANFRGANWNVIKVIWGRRWDAILSRDKDGLVVKRMMECVDGDYQTFKSKDGAYVREKFFNTPELQELVKDYTDRDIWELNRGGHDPIKVFAAFNAAVNHTGQPTVVLAKTIKGYGMGDSGQAQNTSHQQKKMSMESIKYIRDRYQLPVSDEELINLPYLRFAEDSAELNYLRQRRVDLGGYLPARRAKSYPLEVPALSAFKALLDGTGEGHEISTTMAFVRILNILVKDKQIGKRVVPIVPDESRTFGMEGMFRQLGIWSQVGQLYTPQDAEQLMFYKEDKHGQVLQEGINEAGGLCDWIAAGTAYSTHGVPMIPFFIYYSMFGFQRVGDLIWAAADQRTRGFLLGGTAGRTTLNGEGLQHEDGHSHLMSATVPNCYSYDPTFACELAVIIQDGLRRMYVEQEDIFYYITLMNENYDQPAMPEGAEADILKGMYLFKKGPNSKKPRVQLLGSGTIFIEVIEAAKLLHDDWGVDADIWSCPSFTELARDGQTCERWNRLHPTEKPRITHIEHCLDSTKGPIIAATDYMRAFAEQIRPWVNRSYTVLGTDGFGRSDTRAKLRSFFEVDRYHVAVAALHSLAQAGEFDAAKVEVAIAKYNINPDATAPWLI; encoded by the coding sequence ATGACCAACAATACCGATATTGCCGCCAAACACGATATTGATCCTGCTGAAACCCTAGAATGGATGGAGGCACTGCAAGCGGTGATAGAAAAAGAAGGCGGCGACCGCGCCAGTTTTCTGATTGAAACCCTGCTCAGTACCGCCAGACAAGCCGGCATGGACATTCCGTTCTCGGCTAATACGCCTTACATCAACACCATCCCGATAGATAGGCAACCCAAATTTCCCGGCAACACCGACATCGAACGCACCATCCGCTCTTACGTGCGCTGGAATGCGATGATGATGGTGTTGCGCGCCAACAAATACACCAATGTCGGCGGCCATATCGCCAGTTTCGCTTCCGCCGTCACCTTATACGATGTCGGGCAAAATCATTTCTGGAACGCCCCCTCGGACAAACACGGCGGCGACCTGATTTTCTCGCAAGGTCATTCCGCGCCCGGCACTTATGCTCACGCCTTCTTGCTGGGCCGCTTGAGCGAAGAGCAAATGGACAGCTTTAGACAAGAAGTCGGCGGCAACGGCTTATCGTCTTACCCGCACCCGTGGTTGATGCCGGACTTCTGGCAATTCCCCACCGTATCGATGGGCCTTGGCCCGATCATGGCAATCTACCAAGCCCGCTTCATGCGCTACATGCAAAACCGCGGCTTTGCCAACACCGAAGGCCGTAAAGTCTGGGCCTTCCTGGGCGACGGCGAAACCGACGAACCGGAAACTCTGGGCGCGATCGGCATGGCAGGCCGGGAAAAACTGGATAACCTGATTTTCGTCGTCAACTGCAACCTGCAACGTCTGGACGGCCCGGTACGCGGCAACGGCAAAATCATTCAGGAACTGGAAGCCAACTTCCGCGGCGCCAACTGGAATGTCATCAAAGTAATCTGGGGCCGGCGCTGGGACGCGATTCTGTCCCGCGACAAGGACGGTTTGGTGGTTAAACGCATGATGGAATGCGTGGACGGCGATTACCAAACCTTCAAATCCAAGGACGGCGCCTACGTCCGGGAAAAATTCTTCAACACCCCCGAACTGCAGGAACTAGTCAAGGATTACACCGACCGCGACATCTGGGAATTGAATCGCGGCGGCCACGACCCGATCAAAGTCTTCGCGGCCTTCAACGCGGCGGTCAACCATACCGGTCAGCCCACCGTGGTTCTGGCTAAAACCATCAAAGGTTACGGGATGGGCGACTCAGGACAAGCGCAAAACACCAGCCATCAGCAAAAGAAGATGAGCATGGAATCGATCAAATACATCCGCGACCGCTATCAATTGCCGGTCAGCGACGAAGAATTGATCAATCTGCCCTACCTGCGTTTCGCGGAAGACTCCGCCGAACTGAATTACCTGCGCCAACGCCGCGTCGATCTGGGCGGTTATCTGCCGGCTCGCCGCGCCAAGTCCTACCCGCTCGAAGTACCGGCCTTATCCGCTTTCAAAGCGCTATTGGACGGCACCGGCGAAGGTCACGAGATTTCCACCACCATGGCCTTTGTGCGCATTTTGAACATCCTGGTCAAGGACAAACAAATCGGTAAGCGCGTAGTACCGATTGTCCCGGACGAGTCGCGCACCTTCGGTATGGAAGGCATGTTCCGGCAATTGGGTATCTGGTCGCAAGTCGGCCAGCTTTACACCCCGCAAGACGCCGAACAATTGATGTTTTACAAGGAAGACAAGCACGGCCAAGTGTTACAGGAGGGTATCAACGAAGCCGGCGGTTTGTGCGACTGGATCGCCGCCGGCACTGCGTATTCGACCCACGGCGTACCGATGATTCCCTTTTTCATCTATTACTCGATGTTCGGTTTCCAACGGGTCGGCGACCTGATTTGGGCCGCGGCCGACCAACGTACCCGCGGTTTCCTGCTGGGCGGCACCGCCGGCAGAACCACCTTGAACGGCGAAGGTTTGCAGCATGAAGACGGCCACAGCCATCTGATGTCCGCCACAGTACCGAACTGCTATTCCTACGACCCGACCTTCGCCTGCGAATTGGCGGTGATCATTCAGGACGGTTTGCGCCGGATGTATGTCGAGCAGGAAGACATCTTTTACTACATCACCTTGATGAACGAAAACTACGACCAGCCGGCCATGCCGGAAGGCGCGGAGGCCGACATCCTGAAAGGCATGTATTTGTTCAAAAAAGGCCCGAACAGCAAAAAACCGCGCGTGCAATTGCTGGGCTCCGGCACCATCTTTATCGAAGTCATTGAAGCCGCCAAACTGCTGCACGATGATTGGGGCGTGGACGCCGACATCTGGAGCTGCCCAAGCTTTACCGAGCTGGCTCGCGACGGCCAAACCTGCGAGCGCTGGAACCGTTTGCATCCGACCGAAAAGCCGCGCATCACGCATATCGAACACTGCCTGGATAGCACCAAGGGTCCGATCATCGCCGCTACCGATTACATGCGCGCATTTGCCGAACAAATTCGCCCTTGGGTGAATCGCTCTTACACGGTGTTGGGTACTGACGGTTTCGGCCGCTCGGACACCCGCGCCAAGCTGCGTAGCTTCTTCGAAGTGGACAGATACCACGTTGCCGTTGCCGCCTTGCACAGCCTGGCGCAAGCCGGCGAGTTCGACGCCGCGAAAGTCGAGGTAGCCATTGCTAAATACAACATCAACCCTGACGCAACCGCCCCTTGGTTGATCTAA
- a CDS encoding VPLPA-CTERM sorting domain-containing protein: MRNQLVKPLVALFLSTASIEASAGLVSFTSTEFQQTLDGQVFTFSIDNAPLADLVAGSFTVHARGDYSINASTANPENIAVTFESVISNLKFAPIAPPVNSSAVFVDANNYSTVTNADLVEWSRSTLLPGALLQSWTQDNKILITLALSPDVTADLNAGQGSNPFVQATITYTTSAVPLPAATWLFLSGLIGMVGYGKQRKAAQSRLKLVPRQQKAGLCRLFLLRNALD; this comes from the coding sequence ATGCGTAATCAACTAGTTAAACCCTTGGTTGCCTTGTTTCTTTCTACGGCAAGCATAGAAGCTAGTGCTGGGCTGGTCAGTTTTACCTCCACTGAGTTCCAGCAAACCCTGGATGGACAGGTTTTTACTTTCTCTATTGATAATGCGCCTTTGGCGGATTTAGTGGCCGGCAGCTTCACTGTCCATGCGCGCGGAGATTACTCTATCAACGCATCTACTGCCAATCCTGAAAACATCGCCGTTACATTCGAAAGTGTGATCAGCAATCTGAAATTCGCTCCTATTGCTCCACCCGTTAACTCTAGTGCTGTCTTTGTCGACGCCAACAATTACAGCACGGTTACAAACGCCGATTTGGTCGAGTGGTCGCGGAGCACGCTGCTACCGGGTGCTTTATTGCAGAGTTGGACACAGGACAACAAAATTCTTATCACCTTGGCGCTGTCACCTGATGTGACCGCGGACTTGAATGCGGGGCAAGGCAGCAACCCTTTTGTCCAAGCCACTATTACGTATACGACTTCGGCAGTACCTTTGCCGGCCGCAACATGGCTGTTTTTGTCTGGTCTGATTGGTATGGTAGGCTACGGAAAACAGCGCAAAGCAGCGCAAAGCAGATTAAAGCTTGTTCCCAGACAACAAAAAGCCGGCTTATGCCGGCTTTTTTTGTTGCGAAATGCGCTTGATTAA
- the lpdA gene encoding dihydrolipoyl dehydrogenase produces the protein MTNSVTHAEVLVLGGGPGGYTAAFRAADLGKQVVLVERYPVLGGVCLNVGCIPSKALLHTAQIIHEAEAMAEHGVSFGKPNIDLDQIRAWKQSVSQSLNQGLGKLAKQRKVTVIHGVGKFATANSLTVTSEAGVQTVTFDNAIIAAGSQPTKIPSFPHDDPRVWDSTDALELKSVPEKLLIVGGGIIGLEMATVYHALGSKISVVELMDQIIPGCDKDLVTPLQRKIKKQYENLWLQTSVKAMEATDAGIKVTMEGKGAPESEVFDAVLVAVGRRPNGKLIDADKAGVNVDERGFIPVDKQGRTNVSNIFAIGDIVGNPMLAHKATHEGKIAAEVIAGHKAGFDALTIPSVAYTDPEVAWMGLTETQAQQQGVEFNKAVFPWAASGRSLALGRSEGITKILTDKTTGRILGAGFTGPGAGELVAEAVLALEMGADATDISLSIHPHPTLSETFAFAAEMIEGTITDLYVKK, from the coding sequence ATGACTAATTCCGTTACACACGCCGAAGTTTTGGTTCTGGGCGGCGGCCCCGGCGGTTACACCGCTGCCTTCCGCGCTGCCGATTTGGGGAAGCAAGTCGTATTGGTCGAACGCTATCCAGTTTTAGGCGGTGTTTGCTTAAATGTCGGCTGCATTCCCTCCAAAGCTCTGCTCCACACTGCGCAAATTATTCACGAAGCCGAGGCGATGGCGGAACACGGCGTCAGTTTCGGCAAGCCAAACATTGACTTGGACCAAATTCGTGCCTGGAAACAAAGCGTCAGCCAAAGCCTGAATCAAGGCTTGGGCAAACTGGCCAAGCAACGTAAAGTCACTGTAATCCATGGCGTGGGTAAATTTGCCACCGCCAACAGCTTAACGGTGACCAGCGAGGCCGGCGTGCAAACCGTCACCTTCGACAATGCCATCATCGCCGCCGGCTCGCAGCCAACTAAAATCCCCAGCTTTCCGCATGACGATCCTCGCGTTTGGGATTCCACCGACGCACTGGAACTGAAATCGGTACCGGAAAAACTATTGATCGTCGGCGGCGGTATTATCGGCCTGGAAATGGCGACTGTTTACCATGCGCTGGGTTCGAAAATCAGTGTCGTGGAATTGATGGATCAGATTATCCCCGGCTGCGACAAAGACTTGGTCACGCCACTGCAACGCAAAATCAAAAAGCAGTACGAGAATCTGTGGCTACAAACCAGCGTTAAGGCGATGGAAGCTACCGATGCCGGCATTAAAGTCACGATGGAAGGCAAAGGCGCACCGGAATCCGAAGTGTTCGATGCGGTCTTAGTGGCGGTGGGCCGCCGGCCGAACGGTAAATTGATCGACGCCGATAAGGCGGGCGTCAATGTAGACGAGCGTGGCTTCATCCCGGTGGACAAGCAAGGCCGTACCAATGTCAGCAATATTTTTGCGATCGGCGACATCGTCGGCAATCCAATGCTGGCCCACAAAGCCACGCACGAAGGCAAAATCGCCGCCGAAGTCATTGCCGGGCACAAAGCCGGTTTCGACGCACTAACCATTCCTTCGGTCGCTTACACCGATCCGGAAGTAGCTTGGATGGGCCTAACCGAAACCCAGGCGCAGCAGCAAGGCGTGGAATTCAACAAAGCCGTATTCCCATGGGCCGCCAGTGGCCGCTCTTTGGCACTGGGCCGCAGCGAAGGTATTACTAAAATCCTGACCGACAAAACCACCGGCCGTATTCTCGGCGCCGGCTTTACCGGCCCCGGTGCCGGAGAATTAGTGGCAGAAGCCGTGCTGGCTTTGGAAATGGGCGCGGATGCGACAGACATTAGCCTCAGCATCCACCCGCATCCAACTTTATCGGAAACCTTTGCGTTTGCAGCGGAAATGATAGAGGGAACGATTACCGACCTGTATGTAAAGAAATAG